The Corynebacterium comes genome window below encodes:
- the rpsQ gene encoding 30S ribosomal protein S17 encodes MSEANVNENQQEKGARKVRTGVVVSDKMQKTIVVELEDRKQHALYGKILRTSSRVKAHDEEEIAGIGDLVRIQETRPLSKDKHFRLVEIVEKAK; translated from the coding sequence ATGAGTGAGGCAAACGTGAACGAGAACCAGCAGGAGAAGGGTGCACGCAAGGTCCGCACCGGCGTCGTGGTTTCTGACAAGATGCAGAAGACCATCGTCGTCGAGCTTGAGGACCGTAAGCAGCACGCTCTCTACGGCAAGATCCTGCGCACCAGCTCCAGGGTGAAGGCGCACGACGAAGAAGAGATCGCCGGTATCGGTGACCTCGTCCGTATCCAGGAGACCCGTCCGCTGTCCAAGGACAAGCACTTCCGTCTCGTGGAAATCGTCGAGAAGGCCAAGTAA
- the rpmC gene encoding 50S ribosomal protein L29, with protein sequence MATGTPAFEFRELDAAELDNRLNEAKEELFNLRFQLATGQLTNNRRLRTVKRDIARIYTVIRERELGLSVVPGAEA encoded by the coding sequence ATGGCAACCGGTACCCCCGCATTCGAGTTCCGCGAGCTTGATGCCGCTGAGCTTGATAACCGCCTGAACGAGGCCAAGGAAGAGCTGTTCAACCTGCGCTTCCAGCTGGCCACCGGTCAATTGACCAACAACCGCCGCCTTCGCACGGTCAAGCGCGACATCGCCCGCATTTACACCGTTATCCGCGAGCGTGAGCTGGGCCTGTCCGTCGTTCCGGGAGCTGAGGCTTAA